A part of Amycolatopsis lurida genomic DNA contains:
- a CDS encoding GtrA family protein — MTVVESVLSRTPEPLRSVLIKHRELLKFAIVGGTTFLVDNGVWYLLKLSVLESKPTTAKAIAIIVATIVSYILNREWSFRTRGGRERHHEAALFFVISGIAVVVNLIPLYTSRYIFDLEVPHVTRFVQELADFTSGSIIGMLLAMFFRFWGFKKWVFPDELGKRRRDSDEPDEDVIPLR; from the coding sequence GTGACCGTGGTCGAATCCGTCCTTTCCAGGACGCCCGAGCCGCTCCGATCCGTGCTGATCAAGCACCGTGAGCTGTTGAAGTTCGCGATCGTGGGCGGCACGACGTTCCTGGTCGACAACGGCGTCTGGTACCTGCTGAAACTCAGCGTGCTGGAGTCGAAGCCGACCACGGCGAAGGCCATCGCGATCATCGTCGCGACGATCGTGTCCTACATCCTCAACCGCGAGTGGTCCTTCCGGACCCGCGGCGGCCGCGAACGGCATCACGAAGCGGCGCTCTTCTTCGTGATCAGCGGTATCGCCGTGGTGGTCAACCTGATCCCGCTGTACACGTCGCGCTACATCTTCGACCTCGAGGTGCCGCACGTGACGCGCTTCGTCCAGGAACTGGCGGACTTCACCAGCGGGTCGATCATCGGCATGCTGCTGGCGATGTTCTTCCGTTTCTGGGGTTTCAAGAAGTGGGTCTTCCCGGACGAGCTGGGCAAACGCCGCCGGGACAGCGACGAGCCGGACGAAGACGTCATTCCGCTCCGCTAA
- a CDS encoding sigma-70 family RNA polymerase sigma factor, with amino-acid sequence MSTVPADLSGKSDAELIAEVRDGKIASYGTLYERHAGAAHNLARQLARSSSEADDLVSEAFAKVLDTLRGGKGPDAAFRAYLLTALRHTAYDKTRKDKRVDLNEDMSDVGGAVGEALTVPFSDTAVAGLERTLAAKAFARLPERWQAVLWHTEIEGQTPAEVAPLLGLTANGVSALAYRAREGLRQAYLQVHLAENSAERCRASADKLGAWTRDGLSKRERTQVENHLDECENCRALAAELADVNTGLRGIIAPIVLGGAALGYLATTGAGKASAVTAAATAAAAGSSSGGAAGAAAAGPRQFAGVAGSSAAIVAAVAVALAAGGGTQEIPAAASVQPPAVAPAPKPADPPPAPPAAPPPAQQPVPPAQQVPPPAPAPTPAPTPTPAEPPAPTPVVPVPPVMTASTPPGGVQLRPGEPADLPITVRNDGGSKSEPVAVSLNLPKGVRAVNAGGGGAMGATGFRQQAPAPIAVSCPGGTGTVTCRTGTGLEPGQTAVLTFRLRADATAVDGSVVTGSVTAGAQIKVSVEVKVKVPAPPAPVDGLSLSARSVWPSSFPWFPNPRMTIQVTNTGESTKPVTITLDHRVLHSSSFSGIRCTPTGEGASCTSRGSLAPGRRANLMVTLKGRPPAHVPVTVNATLGTAKAKPAEVYLDCWHHGCDDNSLLPSTTVPSLPSVTSKPPAGIDTTKPGRPGWPVPSKKPSPAVTSSEPAQQEPALPVTTTTTSAPPRPGKTKPSTRPNGVVDRIFQ; translated from the coding sequence GTGTCCACCGTTCCCGCCGATCTCTCCGGTAAGAGTGACGCCGAGCTGATCGCCGAGGTGCGTGACGGGAAGATCGCGTCTTACGGAACCCTGTACGAGCGCCACGCCGGCGCGGCGCACAACCTCGCCCGTCAGCTCGCCCGCTCGAGTTCCGAGGCCGACGACCTCGTTTCCGAAGCCTTCGCGAAAGTGCTGGACACGCTGCGCGGCGGCAAAGGCCCCGACGCCGCGTTCCGCGCGTACCTGCTGACCGCGCTCCGGCACACCGCCTACGACAAGACGCGCAAGGACAAACGCGTCGACCTGAACGAGGACATGTCCGACGTCGGCGGTGCCGTCGGCGAGGCGCTGACGGTCCCGTTCTCCGACACCGCCGTCGCCGGGCTCGAGCGCACGCTCGCCGCGAAGGCGTTCGCCCGGCTGCCCGAGCGGTGGCAGGCGGTGCTGTGGCACACCGAGATCGAGGGGCAGACGCCCGCCGAGGTCGCGCCGCTGCTGGGCCTGACCGCGAACGGTGTTTCCGCCCTCGCCTACCGCGCCCGTGAAGGGCTGCGCCAGGCCTATCTGCAGGTCCATCTGGCCGAGAACTCCGCCGAACGCTGCCGCGCGAGCGCGGACAAGCTCGGCGCCTGGACCCGGGACGGTTTGTCCAAACGCGAACGGACCCAGGTGGAGAACCACCTGGACGAATGCGAGAACTGCCGCGCGCTGGCCGCGGAACTGGCCGACGTCAACACCGGTCTGCGCGGGATCATCGCGCCGATCGTGCTCGGTGGCGCGGCTCTCGGTTACCTGGCGACGACCGGGGCCGGCAAGGCGAGCGCGGTCACCGCGGCCGCGACGGCCGCCGCCGCGGGGTCGAGTTCGGGTGGCGCCGCCGGTGCCGCCGCGGCCGGACCGCGCCAATTCGCCGGAGTGGCCGGATCGAGCGCGGCCATCGTCGCCGCCGTCGCGGTGGCGCTCGCCGCCGGTGGCGGCACGCAGGAGATCCCGGCCGCCGCGTCGGTCCAGCCGCCCGCCGTGGCGCCCGCTCCCAAACCGGCCGACCCGCCCCCGGCGCCGCCCGCCGCCCCGCCGCCGGCGCAGCAGCCGGTGCCGCCCGCTCAGCAGGTGCCGCCTCCGGCGCCCGCTCCCACTCCCGCGCCGACTCCGACACCCGCCGAGCCGCCCGCGCCCACGCCGGTGGTCCCGGTGCCTCCGGTGATGACGGCGTCGACCCCACCCGGCGGTGTCCAGCTCAGGCCCGGTGAACCGGCCGATCTGCCGATCACCGTGCGCAACGACGGCGGATCGAAGTCCGAACCCGTGGCGGTCTCGCTGAATCTGCCGAAGGGCGTGCGGGCCGTCAACGCCGGAGGCGGTGGCGCGATGGGCGCCACCGGATTCCGTCAGCAGGCGCCCGCTCCGATCGCGGTGAGCTGCCCCGGCGGCACCGGCACGGTGACCTGCCGGACGGGCACCGGCCTCGAACCGGGACAGACCGCGGTGCTGACCTTCCGGTTGCGCGCCGACGCGACGGCCGTGGACGGCAGCGTGGTCACCGGTTCGGTGACGGCGGGCGCGCAGATCAAGGTGTCGGTCGAGGTGAAGGTCAAGGTGCCGGCGCCGCCCGCGCCCGTGGACGGCCTCTCCCTGAGTGCCCGAAGCGTCTGGCCGTCTTCGTTCCCCTGGTTCCCCAATCCGCGGATGACCATCCAGGTGACGAACACCGGCGAATCGACGAAGCCGGTGACGATCACTCTCGATCACCGCGTTCTCCACTCGTCGAGCTTCTCCGGTATCCGATGCACTCCGACCGGCGAAGGTGCGTCGTGCACTTCGCGTGGCTCGCTGGCTCCGGGGCGCCGGGCGAACCTGATGGTGACGCTGAAGGGCCGGCCGCCGGCGCATGTCCCGGTGACGGTGAACGCCACCCTCGGCACTGCCAAGGCCAAGCCCGCCGAGGTCTACCTCGACTGCTGGCATCACGGGTGTGACGACAACTCGCTGCTTCCGTCGACCACGGTGCCTTCGCTGCCTTCGGTCACTTCGAAGCCCCCGGCCGGCATCGACACGACGAAGCCTGGGCGGCCAGGGTGGCCTGTTCCGTCGAAGAAGCCTTCGCCGGCCGTGACGTCGTCGGAGCCTGCGCAGCAAGAGCCGGCCCTGCCGGTGACGACCACGACCACGAGCGCGCCGCCGCGGCCCGGCAAGACCAAGCCGTCCACGCGGCCCAACGGAGTGGTCGACCGCATTTTCCAGTAG
- a CDS encoding GtrA family protein, which produces MWGKHRELLRFVLVGGASFVITMTITYGLKFTVLTDKPVTALIIGVLVATVFSYVANREWSFRSRGGRERAHEAALFFLLSAIALGLNALPQLVSRYVFKLEQPYVGLLTQEVADFVSGVIIGTLLGTAFRWWSFKKWVFPEADARPRLLRGGGREISDIPDDSAA; this is translated from the coding sequence ATGTGGGGGAAGCATCGCGAACTGCTGCGGTTCGTACTGGTCGGCGGCGCGAGCTTCGTCATCACGATGACGATCACCTACGGGCTCAAGTTCACCGTGCTGACCGACAAACCGGTGACCGCGCTGATCATCGGGGTCCTGGTGGCGACCGTTTTCTCGTACGTCGCGAATCGCGAATGGTCCTTTCGCTCCCGTGGCGGGCGTGAGCGAGCACACGAAGCGGCGCTCTTCTTCCTGCTCAGCGCGATCGCGCTCGGCCTCAACGCGCTTCCGCAGCTGGTTTCTCGGTACGTGTTCAAGCTGGAGCAGCCGTATGTCGGGCTCCTGACCCAAGAGGTCGCCGACTTCGTCAGTGGCGTGATCATCGGCACCCTGCTGGGCACGGCGTTCCGCTGGTGGTCGTTCAAGAAGTGGGTCTTCCCGGAGGCGGACGCGCGACCGCGGCTGCTGCGGGGCGGCGGGCGGGAGATTTCCGACATTCCCGACGATTCCGCCGCCTGA